The following coding sequences lie in one Zingiber officinale cultivar Zhangliang chromosome 2B, Zo_v1.1, whole genome shotgun sequence genomic window:
- the LOC122049305 gene encoding protein terminal ear1-like, which translates to MAGGGARGNLLDPAAAEFRPETAHRFAVFASCHQLHYPLPPPPPPPQVPSVLASRAVMISMVPRHLGEAEVRAAMEAFGRVQAVDVGALAAEGVVIVHYYDLRSAQAVVAAAAHGLVYLSGGWGWFGGWGLGANHFPAVWAQFAAAAIDEPNQGFIFVLNSDSAFSCTALAQIFGAFGVLKDVKVVPSKQQHLVLVEFYDKRDAGRAMLELNGKEIDGRRLFLQFGATETQTIRSNTLRNEKNREVSLPPRLARGSLKDGRWLQSSELRQVRKPAPCFVNAAKPSAKTSHSAIVSAEKWSRKSLRHNHCYAPSPPPSTQEPSTSKRRGNWKKFSKTKEEDSGRFLFKEIDTEASRQLSPRRDSRTTVMIKNIPNKYSQKLLLSLLDDHCVECNDKIRDSKEDEPYSAYDFLYLPIDFNNKCNMGYGFVNLTSPAAALRLYRAFHRQPWQAFNSRKICQVTYARLQGLEALKEHFRSSRFTCDCDEFMPAVFYPPRDGEKLTEPVPVAGRRARASEDGNSR; encoded by the exons ATGGCTGGAGGAGGAGCCCGTGGAAACCTTCTTGATCCGGCGGCCGCCGAGTTTCGGCCGGAGACCGCTCACCGGTTCGCCGTCTTCGCTTCCTGCCACCAGTTGCACTATCCGTTgccgcctccgccgccgccgcctcaggTTCCCTCGGTGTTGGCTTCGAGGGCGGTGATGATAAGCATGGTGCCCCGGCACTTGGGTGAGGCGGAGGTGAGAGCCGCGATGGAGGCGTTCGGCAGGGTGCAGGCGGTCGATGTGGGGGCTCTCGCGGCGGAGGGCGTCGTCATCGTGCACTACTACGACCTGAGGAGCGCGCAGGCGGTAGTGGCGGCGGCGGCTCACGGGCTGGTCTATCTCTCCGGCGGATGGGGCTGGTTCGGCGGTTGGGGCCTCGGCGCGAACCACTTCCCGGCGGTTTGGGCTCAGTTTGCGGCGGCGGCGATCGACGAGCCCAACCAGGGATTCATCTTCGTGCTTAATTCGGATTCGGCGTTTTCCTGCACCGCCCTCGCCCAAATCTTCGGAGCATTCG GAGTTCTCAAGGACGTGAAGGTGGTTCCATCGAAGCAGCAGCACCTCGTGCTGGTGGAGTTCTACGACAAAAGGGACGCCGGCCGCGCTATGTTAGAACTCAACGGCAAAGAGATCGACGGAAGACGGCTGTTTCTCCAATTCGGAGCGACTGAAACCCAAACAATCAGAAG CAACACTCTCCGAAACGAGAAGAATCGCGAGGTCTCATTGCCTCCGAGGCTCGCGCGAGGGAGTCTCAAGGACGGCAGATGGCTGCAGAGCAGTGAACTCCGGCAAGTCCGGAAGCCGGCGCCATGTTTTGTGAACGCAGCCAAGCCCAGCGCTAAGACCAGCCACAGCGCCATTGTCAGCGCGGAGAAATGGAGCAGGAAGTCACTCCGCCACAACCACTGCTACGCCCCGTCACCGCCGCCGTCGACGCAAGAGCCGTCGACCAGCAAAAGAAGGGGTAATTGGAAGAAATTCAGCAAGACTAAAGAGGAGGATTCCGGCAGGTTTCTCTTCAAGGAAATCGACACAGAGGCATCTCGCCAGCTTTCTCCTCGCAGGGACTCGAGAACCACCGTCATGATCAAGAACATCCCCAACAAGTATAG TCAGAAGCTGCTCTTGAGCTTGCTGGACGACCACTGCGTCGAATGCAACGATAAGATCAGAGACAGCAAAGAGGACGAGCCTTACTCCGCCTACGACTTTCTCTATCTCCCCATCGATTTCAA CAACAAGTGCAACATGGGGTACGGGTTCGTGAACTTGACGTCGCCGGCGGCCGCCCTCCGCCTCTACAGAGCCTTCCACCGGCAGCCATGGCAGGCCTTCAACTCCCGCAAGATCTGCCAAGTCACTTATGCTCGTTTGCAG GGATTGGAAGCGCTGAAGGAGCACTTCCGGAGCTCCAGGTTCACCTGTGACTGCGATGAGTTCATGCCGGCAGTCTTCTATCCTCCACGCGACGGCGAAAAGCTCACTGAACCGGTCCCTGTCGCCGGCAGGCGTGCCAGGGCTTCCGAGGACGGTAATTCTAGATGA
- the LOC122048467 gene encoding cation/H(+) antiporter 15-like: MAQYINRTSLHQLSSPAFSYGPFYHEDPIRDTTSLLLLQFTIAVITSRFLYFLLSPLNQPRIVCDIMGGLMGGGPQVLRLLSYLRIPAMSQMADSYRETLFRDDVISYTRLLSAYGMSVKFFLIGVKIDPTLAWRSGKKAAILGFCSMVIPFLFLLALQYPFMRMVQPKDNHKQYIDGIGDKSIFLNVAATVAASSPPVIADVLTDLGLLNTELGRIAISASMVNEITRWLIFAVYKVISTAKNRHSYPKAIKEVVGMGACLIALLSLVRPWAQWIVRQTPKGGRVAEWHVLVILLAVLAMGSLGDALGLGFLDAPMIMGLLVPDGPPLGMALVEQLELFSTELLLPLFFLAVGYITTIDRIVDFRMLGFMLLYILAGHVVKTLVSLGASFCYKTSIHKAAILGLMLNFKGLVELMVYLEMKGNKKFATQGFLTMVLSIVLATGVTSWLVAAFYDPLNARHAVGYRALQHLNPEEKFSAVATMLNEDAVPAMIDLFEASSSETIAGQCSACIHVLHLTEMSGRSHAVLVAHKNRKGELVSTNQMDRLHNAFLNHEKRKEGTIAVFPFTAISPYATMHQDICSLALEKGVPFVVVQFPRCDSGANTEVEKAARSIVPQVISQAPCSVGILIHHGLTSTRPLLSDLFLYSVKVFFWGGNDDREALTYAARMARHPGVSMLVTRFLMQGEEAAAEGKDLSWDDVIFKEFVRETAGNERVTVEQVAPQDINDTVEVIKSIGSECDLVMVGRVQCAESTLEEMLGKWVETPELGVVGDMLASSDFANFSFSVLVVHQHT, from the exons ATGGCTCAGTACATCAATCGAACCAGCCTCCATCAACTCTCCAGCCCCGCCTTCTCCTATGGCCCCTTCTACCACGAAGACCCCATCCGGGACAccacctccctcctcctcctccaattCACGATCGCCGTCATCACCTCCCGCTTCCTCTACTTCCTCCTCAGCCCCCTCAACCAACCTCGTATCGTCTGCGACATCATG GGCGGTTTGATGGGGGGTGGCCCGCAAGTTCTTCGCCTCCTTTCTTATTTACGCATTCCGGCGATGAGCCAGATGGCGGATTCGTACCGGGAGACTCTGTTCCGGGACGACGTGATATCTTACACGCGCCTCCTGTCGGCCTACGGAATGTCGGTCAAGTTCTTCTTGATCGGGGTCAAGATCGATCCCACCCTCGCTTGGCGGTCGGGGAAGAAGGCCGCCATCCTCGGCTTCTGCAGCATGGTCATACCTTTCCTCTTCCTCCTGGCGCTCCAGTATCCTTTCATGAGGATGGTGCAACCCAAGGACAATCACAAGCAATACATCGATGGCATCGGCGATAAGAGCATCTTCCTCAACGTGGCGGCGACGGTAGCAGCCAGCTCCCCCCCGGTGATCGCCGACGTCCTCACGGACCTGGGCCTGCTCAACACGGAGCTGGGCCGCATCGCCATCTCGGCGTCGATGGTGAACGAGATCACCCGGTGGCTCATCTTCGCCGTTTACAAGGTGATCAGCACGGCGAAGAATCGTCACAGCTACCCGAAGGCGATTAAGGAGGTGGTCGGCATGGGCGCCTGCCTGATCGCTCTGCTCTCGCTGGTACGTCCATGGGCGCAGTGGATCGTGCGGCAGACGCCCAAGGGCGGCCGCGTGGCGGAGTGGCACGTCCTGGTGATTTTGCTGGCGGTGCTGGCCATGGGCTCGCTGGGCGACGCGCTGGGGCTGGGATTCCTGGACGCCCCCATGATCATGGGGCTTCTCGTACCCGACGGCCCGCCGCTGGGGATGGCGCTGGTGGAACAGCTCGAGCTCTTCTCCACCGAGCTTCTGCTCCCACTTTTCTTCCTCGCCGTCGGCTACATCACCACCATAGACCGCATTGTCGACTTCCGCATGCTAGGGTTCATGCTGCTGTACATCTTAGCGGGCCACGTCGTGAAGACCCTCGTCTCCCTCGGAGCTTCCTTCTGCTACAAGACTTCCATTCACAAGGCCGCCATTCTCGGCCTCATGCTCAACTTCAAAGGCTTGGTGGAGCTCATGGTCTACCTCGAAATGAAGGGCAACAAA aaATTTGCGACGCAAGGgtttttaacgatggtgctctCCATCGTCCTGGCCACCGGCGTGACCTCGTGGCTGGTGGCCGCCTTCTACGATCCCTTGAACGCGCGGCACGCGGTGGGGTACAGGGCGCTGCAGCACCTCAACCCGGAGGAGAAGTTCAGCGCCGTGGCGACGATGCTGAACGAGGACGCGGTGCCGGCGATGATCGACCTGTTCGAGGCGTCGTCGTCCGAGACGATTGCGGGGCAGTGCTCGGCTTGCATCCACGTGCTGCACCTGACGGAGATGAGTGGCCGGTCCCACGCCGTCCTCGTCGCGCACAAGAACCGGAAGGGCGAGCTGGTGAGCACCAACCAGATGGACCGCCTCCACAACGCCTTCCTCAACCACGAGAAGAGGAAGGAAGGGACCATCGCCGTGTTCCCTTTCACGGCCATCAGCCCCTACGCCACCATGCACCAGGACATCTGCTCCCTCGCTTTGGAAAAGGGCGTCCCCTTCGTCGTCGTCCAGTTTCCCAGGTGCGATTCCGGAGCCAACACGGAGGTCGAAAAGGCCGCTCGGAGCATCGTCCCCCAGGTCATTTCGCAGGCTCCCTGCTCGGTCGGAATCCTGATCCACCACGGGCTGACCAGCACCAGGCCGCTTCTCTCCGACCTGTTCCTCTACTCCGTCAAGGTCTTCTTCTGGGGCGGCAACGACGACCGGGAGGCCCTCACCTACGCCGCGCGGATGGCGCGGCACCCCGGCGTGAGCATGCTGGTGACGCGGTTCCTGATGCAGGgggaggaggcggcggcggagGGAAAGGACTTGTCGTGGGACGACGTGATCTTTAAGGAGTTCGTCAGGGAGACGGCGGGGAACGAGAGGGTCACGGTGGAGCAGGTGGCGCCGCAGGACATCAACGATACGGTGGAGGTGATCAAGTCGATCGGGAGCGAGTGCGACCTGGTGATGGTGGGTCGGGTGCAGTGCGCGGAGTCGACGCTGGAGGAGATGCTGGGGAAGTGGGTGGAGACGCCGGAACTCGGGGTGGTCGGCGATATGCTCGCCTCCAGCGATTTTGCCAACTTCTCTTTCTCTGTTCTTGTTGTTCATCAGCATACCTGA